CCAGCTCTGCCTGCGAAAGGTCTACTACGCTCTCGTCACAATAACTACATGACACTGCCAGTGCTGTTCATCATGATCAGTAACCACTTCCCAAGCACTTATGGTTCGGAATACAACTGGTTGATCCTTGCTGGCCTAGCAATCTTCAGTATCTTGGTTCGTCACTATTTCAATACACGTCATGGCAGTCAGAAGTTCGCATGGACAGTGCCAGTAGCGGCACTGGGTATGATTACTCTCGCGTTTGTTACCTCACCTTACGCGAAAAAACAGATGACTCCGGTAGTGCAAGCACCAGTGGTACAAGAAGCTCCTGTGAGCACGACGGAATCGGCGACTGAAGAGATCGCTTCGAGCAACACGGCTTCAACGGCGGCTGACTCTCAAGCAGTGCCTGCCGACCATGCCAAGCCAACGGCGAGTGCAGGTGTCAGCTTTGAAACCATTAACAAGGTCATTCAAGAGCGCTGTTCAGTGTGTCACTCTGCAACGCCTAGCCACGCCGCTTTTGCTGCTGCGCCAGCGGGTGTAATGCTTGATACGCCAGAAGAGATCAAAGCTAATGTACCTAGGATTGTTGCTCAAACCGTAACAACTCAGGTGATGCCTCTTGGTAACATGACTCAAATGACCGACGAAGAGCGAGCACTCATCGGCACTTGGGTAGAACAAGGCGCTACGATTCAATAACCGTACTTTTTAATAACAGTACTCAGCATCCTTTACCTAAGAGCATGAGTCTTAGGTGAGGCTTGGGGAGAGTTTGGTCTTACGGGCACGCGCCAAACTCATCCCACCCTGTTTCCCCGGTTCCTATAACCGGGGCTTTTTGTTTTTGGACAAAGGAAAAGCTGAAATATCATTCATTTGGTGACTCTATGTGCATATGTAGATTAAAGTGTTTGGAATGAAATGCTATTGGTAATATTCGCTTGAATGCGTTTAAAACTACATGTTCTGCTGACCTTAAATACTATTCAATGTTGGAGTTACGATATATGTCGGGACGAAAGCCTATCCCCAAGGCAGTAAAAAAGGTGCTTCGCACTGAAGTTGGTTTTGGCTGTCC
The window above is part of the Vibrio chagasii genome. Proteins encoded here:
- a CDS encoding urate hydroxylase PuuD; amino-acid sequence: MDPHITEWLNLAIRWIHMIVGVAWIGASFYFVWLENNLNRVNPKTGLSGDLWAIHGGGIYHLEKYKLAPPEMPEHLHWFKWEAYFTWITGVCLLGVVYYLNAEIYLIAPGSGLDSTTAIAIGIGSLIAGWFIYDLLCDSPLGKTPVLLGLVLFVGLVGATYGLTQVFSGRGAYIHVGAIIGTIMVGNVFRVIMPAQRNLVKAIEEKREPDPALPAKGLLRSRHNNYMTLPVLFIMISNHFPSTYGSEYNWLILAGLAIFSILVRHYFNTRHGSQKFAWTVPVAALGMITLAFVTSPYAKKQMTPVVQAPVVQEAPVSTTESATEEIASSNTASTAADSQAVPADHAKPTASAGVSFETINKVIQERCSVCHSATPSHAAFAAAPAGVMLDTPEEIKANVPRIVAQTVTTQVMPLGNMTQMTDEERALIGTWVEQGATIQ